The DNA region CTTCTTCGTTTTTCAGATCTTTTGTGTCTGTCTGTGGCTGCTTGATGACTTGTGGTACTACTCCCTCTTCAATCTGTTCATGATTATCGCTATGGAGGCTGCAGCAGTCTTCCAAAGGTTAACAACGTTGCGCGAGTTTAGAACTATGGGCGTGAAACCTTACCCAATTCATGTCTTCCGTAACGGTAAATGGTCCTCAGTTGAAACGACTGAACTCCTTCCTATGGATCTTGTTTCTATCACAAGAACTGCTGAAGACAGCGCTATTCCATGTGATTTAGTTCTTTTGGAGGGATCCTGTATTGTAAACGAGGCAATGTTATCTGGTGAGTCCACTCCTTTGCTCAAAGAGTCAATTAAACTTCGCCCTCACGACGATCTTTTGGATTTAGAGGGCCTAGACAAGAACTCCGTGCTGCATGGGGGTACAAAGGCTCTTCAAGTTAACGCTTCCGAAAAGTTGTCTTCGATTCCTGCTCCTCCTGACGATGGAGCTTTGGCAGTAGTCACCAAAACAGGATTTGAAACCTCACAAGGCAGTCTTGTTCGCGTTATGATATACTCTGCAGAGCGCGTTTCTGTGGGAAACAAAGAGGCGCTCTACTTTATTCTGTTTTTATTGATTTTCGCTATCGCTGCCTCCTGGTACGTCTGGACTGAAGGTACTAAAATGGGCAGAATCCAATCCAAACTAATTGTTGACTGTATTTTGATTATCACCTCGGTTGTTCCCCCTGAGTTACCTATGGAGCTTACGATGGCTGTGAATACTTCTCTGGCGGCTTTATCGAAGTTCTACGTTTACTGCACCGAACCGTTCAGAATCCCATTAGCGGGACGGATTGATGTCTGTTGTTTTGACAAGACTGGAACACTAACCGGCGAGgaccttgtttttgaaggcctTGCAGGGATAAACGAAGAAAGTGAGAAGGTTGATGCCTTGTCACCAGCCGATGATGCATCCTTGAAGACGACTCTTGTTGTTGGAGCTGCTCACGCGCTTGTACTTTTGGAGGACGGCGAAGTCGTTGGCGACCCAATGGAAAAGGCAACTTTGAAGGCTTGCAACTGGAAGGTTGGTGCTAAAGATACTGTGCAAAAAGAAAATATTGGCAAGATCGAAATTTTACGCCGCTTCCAATTTTCCtctgctttgaaaagatcttcttctgttgCTAAgcacaacaacaaaatgTTTGTTGCTGTGAAAGGTGCTCCAGAAACCATTCGCGAAAGACTCACCACGGTTCCCTCTAACTACGACCACATCTACAAACATTTCACTCGCGCAGGATCCAGAGTGCTTGCTCTTGCTTCAAAGGATCTCTCAAACTTATCAAGCAAGCAAGTCGAGAACCTTGACCGTAAAGACATGGAGGTCGACCTCGAATTTAGTGGCTTTTTGGTATTCCAGTGCCCATTGAAGGAAGATGCTACTGAAACTATAAAGATGTTGAACGAATCCTCTCACCGCTGTATAATGATCACTGGTGACAACCCCTTAACTGCGGTTCATGTTGCGAAAGAGGTTGGTATAGCCGAAAGAGAGTGCCTGATCGTTGATGAACCCGTCGATGGATCTAATCACTCTTTGGTTCTGAGAAACGTTAACGAAACGATAATGATGCCATTCAACCCAGAAAGCGACACCTTCGAGCACGCTGAAATCTTTGCTAAATATGACCTTGCTGTCACCGGACATGCGCTGGCTAAGCTCAGTGGACATCATCAACTGAACGAACTCATTCGTCACACTTGGATTTATGCCCGTGTTTCTCCAGCCCAAAAAGAATTTATTCTAAACAGCTTGAAGGATATGGGCTACCAAACTTTGATGTGTGGTGATGGTACAAACGATGTTGGTGCATTAAAACAAGCTCATGTTGGTATTGCATTGCTGAATGGTACAGAAGAAGGATTAAAAAAGCTGAACGACCAACGCCGTATTGACGGCATGAAGGGCATGTACGACAAGCAGTGTCAATTTATGGAAAGATGGGGTCAACCTAATCCACCCGTTCCTGAGCCTATTGCGCACTTGTATCCTCCTGGTCCCTCTAACCCTAACTACCTaaaagctttggaaaagaagggATTACAGATAACACCCGAAATGAGAAAGCTTGCCGCCGAGGCCGCTTCAAAACCAGTTGTTACGAAAAAAGCGGAACCATCAAATCCAAAGGCTAGCGACTTGGCAGACATGGTTATGGGATCACTTGGAGAAGCCGATGGTGAAGATGCCCCCTCTCTAAAATTAGGAGACGCTTCATGTGCAGCGCCATTTACCTCGAAACTTGCTAATGTGTCTGCTGTTACCAATATCATTAGACAGGGGCGTTGCGCACTTATCAACACAATTCAAATGTACAAAATCCTTGCTCTAAACTGTCTGATCAGTGCCTACTCACTGTCTGTCATTTACCTAGCCGGTGTTAAGTTTGGTGACGGACAAGCCACTACTTCTG from Lachancea thermotolerans CBS 6340 chromosome C complete sequence includes:
- the SPF1 gene encoding ion-transporting P-type ATPase SPF1 (highly similar to uniprot|P39986 Saccharomyces cerevisiae YEL031W SPF1 Sensitivity to a killer toxin (SMK toxin) produced by Pichia Farinosa P-type ATPase), coding for MAPRSPVDSPLVKDSRLLIKKDVFFRPYVLPFMPLYATFAHLYFKDYERYISGGEWTFVYLGGIVSLNILVMLLPYWNVNIASYFNYANASSLAEASFILIHTTPNNGADDIVEIQRVQEGGHLQVFFQFQKKRFLLNADEGVFTSPKFVVDESPKIGVFQDCKGHSGDLTHLKRLYGPNSFDIPVPSFTELFKEHAVAPFFVFQIFCVCLWLLDDLWYYSLFNLFMIIAMEAAAVFQRLTTLREFRTMGVKPYPIHVFRNGKWSSVETTELLPMDLVSITRTAEDSAIPCDLVLLEGSCIVNEAMLSGESTPLLKESIKLRPHDDLLDLEGLDKNSVLHGGTKALQVNASEKLSSIPAPPDDGALAVVTKTGFETSQGSLVRVMIYSAERVSVGNKEALYFILFLLIFAIAASWYVWTEGTKMGRIQSKLIVDCILIITSVVPPELPMELTMAVNTSLAALSKFYVYCTEPFRIPLAGRIDVCCFDKTGTLTGEDLVFEGLAGINEESEKVDALSPADDASLKTTLVVGAAHALVLLEDGEVVGDPMEKATLKACNWKVGAKDTVQKENIGKIEILRRFQFSSALKRSSSVAKHNNKMFVAVKGAPETIRERLTTVPSNYDHIYKHFTRAGSRVLALASKDLSNLSSKQVENLDRKDMEVDLEFSGFLVFQCPLKEDATETIKMLNESSHRCIMITGDNPLTAVHVAKEVGIAERECLIVDEPVDGSNHSLVLRNVNETIMMPFNPESDTFEHAEIFAKYDLAVTGHALAKLSGHHQLNELIRHTWIYARVSPAQKEFILNSLKDMGYQTLMCGDGTNDVGALKQAHVGIALLNGTEEGLKKLNDQRRIDGMKGMYDKQCQFMERWGQPNPPVPEPIAHLYPPGPSNPNYLKALEKKGLQITPEMRKLAAEAASKPVVTKKAEPSNPKASDLADMVMGSLGEADGEDAPSLKLGDASCAAPFTSKLANVSAVTNIIRQGRCALINTIQMYKILALNCLISAYSLSVIYLAGVKFGDGQATTSGLLLSVCFLSISRGKPLEKLSKERPQPGIFNIYIMGSILGQFAVHIATLVYITLEIYKLEPREPQIDLEKTFTPSLLNTGIFMIQLTQQVSTFAVNYQGEPFRESIRSNKGMYYGLLAVGGLALAGATEFSPELNATMKFVPMEDLFKIKLTATLLIDFFGSWAVELVFKYFFMDSKAADIAARD